A single genomic interval of Spinacia oleracea cultivar Varoflay chromosome 6, BTI_SOV_V1, whole genome shotgun sequence harbors:
- the LOC130463050 gene encoding uncharacterized protein, whose product MVQGRLQTRERLDKIGVCNTTTCLLCEAKDETHPHLFFDCEYSRRCLQGVEEWLDIPTSKVHYMGLLRWVKWKSQCSKFQKTAIHTAVNATVYNLWRARNDTLWNQKVPTPSTTIRCIQRSVIDRLAHIGAKQSSTNDQIWWKSKCTI is encoded by the coding sequence ATGGTCCAAGGGAGACTGCAAACAAGAGAAAGGCTAGATAAGATTGGGGTCTGTAACACTACTACATGCTTGCTTTGTGAGGCAAAAGATGAAACTCACCCACACCTTTTCTTTGACTGTGAATACAGTAGAAGATGTCTACAGGGGGTTGAGGAATGGCTAGATATTCCTACTAGCAAAGTACATTATATGGGCCTGCTGAGGTGGGTCAAATGGAAGAGCCAGTGCAGCAAATTTCAAAAGACAGCAATACACACTGCTGTCAATGCTACTGTGTATAATCTATGGAGAGCAAGAAATGATACTCTCTGGAATCAGAAGGTTCCTACCCCTTCAACTACTATCAGATGCATTCAGAGGAGTGTGATTGACAGATTAGCTCATATAGGTGCTAAGCAATCTAGCACAAATGACCAGATTTGGTGGAAGAGCAAATGCACTATTTAG